The Streptomyces sp. NBC_01268 genome window below encodes:
- a CDS encoding GNAT family N-acetyltransferase has translation MDFTIRAVRPEEYAALGEITARAYLDDGFLSFGEDDAYLHLLRDVARRDAEAEVLVAVDTTDAAGTVLGGVTFTAGGAEWADIAREGEAEFRMLAVAHAARGRGVGEALVRACVDRARAVEGCARIVLSTQRTMTTAHRVYERLGFVRSPERDWNPVQGLDFTLFTYVLEL, from the coding sequence ATGGACTTCACGATCAGGGCGGTACGGCCCGAGGAGTACGCGGCCCTCGGCGAGATCACCGCGCGGGCCTATCTCGACGACGGGTTCCTCAGCTTCGGCGAGGACGACGCGTACCTGCACCTGCTGCGGGACGTTGCCAGGCGCGACGCCGAGGCCGAGGTGCTCGTGGCCGTCGACACCACGGACGCGGCCGGCACGGTCCTCGGCGGGGTGACCTTCACCGCCGGCGGCGCCGAGTGGGCCGACATCGCCCGGGAGGGCGAGGCCGAGTTCCGCATGCTGGCGGTCGCGCACGCGGCGCGCGGCCGGGGCGTCGGGGAGGCCCTCGTGCGGGCCTGTGTGGACCGGGCGCGGGCCGTCGAGGGGTGCGCGCGGATCGTGCTCTCCACCCAGCGGACGATGACCACCGCCCACCGTGTCTATGAGCGACTGGGCTTCGTACGCTCCCCCGAGCGGGACTGGAATCCCGTCCAGGGGCTGGACTTCACGCTCTTCACCTACGTTCTGGAGCTCTGA
- the mctP gene encoding monocarboxylate uptake permease MctP has translation MKDGVNGVALGVFVFFFLAVTVMGFLAAKWRKAENENSLDEWGLGGRSFGTWVTWFLLGGDLYTAYTFVAVPAAIYAAGAAGFFAVPYTILVYPLIFTFLPRLWSVSHKHGYVTTSDFVRGRFGSKGLSLAVAVTGILATMPYIALQLVGIQAVLDVMGVGGGEGTNWFVKDLPLLIAFGVLAAYTYSSGLRAPALIAFVKDTLIYIVIAVAIIYIPIKLGGFDEIFAKAGEAYQTVNPATGKPKGALVPGEAGQWTYATLALGSALALFMYPHSITATLSSRSREVIRRNTTILPLYSLMLGLLALLGFMAIAAGVKVTNGQLAIPQLFEDMFPSWFAGVAFAAIGIGALVPAAIMSIAAANLFTRNIYKDFLKPNATPEQETKVSKLVSLLVKVGALVFVLTMDKTVAINFQLLGGIWILQTFPALVGGLFTRWFHRWALLAGWAVGMVYGTAAAYGVASPTQKHFGGSSAEIPGIGEIGYIGLTAFVLNLVVTVVLTFVLKALKAPDGVDETSPEDYTADAGDAGVATELPKVGTAGH, from the coding sequence ATGAAGGACGGCGTGAACGGCGTCGCGCTCGGCGTCTTCGTCTTCTTCTTCCTGGCCGTCACGGTCATGGGCTTCCTGGCCGCCAAGTGGCGCAAGGCCGAGAACGAGAACAGCCTCGACGAATGGGGCCTGGGCGGCCGTTCGTTCGGCACCTGGGTCACCTGGTTCCTGCTCGGCGGCGACCTCTACACCGCGTACACCTTCGTCGCCGTCCCGGCGGCCATCTACGCGGCGGGCGCGGCCGGCTTCTTCGCCGTGCCGTACACGATCCTGGTCTACCCGCTGATCTTCACCTTCCTGCCCCGCCTGTGGTCGGTGTCCCACAAGCACGGTTACGTCACCACCTCCGACTTCGTCCGCGGCCGCTTCGGCTCCAAGGGCCTGTCGCTGGCGGTCGCCGTCACCGGCATCCTCGCCACCATGCCGTACATCGCCCTCCAGCTCGTCGGCATCCAGGCCGTCCTGGACGTGATGGGCGTCGGCGGCGGCGAGGGCACCAACTGGTTCGTCAAGGACCTGCCGCTGCTCATCGCCTTCGGCGTCCTCGCGGCGTACACGTACTCCTCCGGTCTGCGCGCCCCGGCGCTCATCGCCTTCGTCAAGGACACCCTGATCTACATCGTCATCGCGGTGGCGATCATCTACATCCCGATCAAGCTGGGCGGCTTCGACGAGATCTTCGCCAAGGCGGGCGAGGCCTACCAGACGGTCAACCCGGCCACCGGCAAGCCCAAGGGCGCGCTCGTGCCCGGCGAGGCCGGCCAGTGGACGTACGCGACGCTGGCCCTCGGCTCGGCGCTGGCGCTCTTCATGTACCCGCACTCGATCACCGCGACGCTCTCCTCCAGGAGCCGCGAGGTGATCCGCCGCAACACCACGATCCTGCCGCTGTACTCGCTGATGCTGGGCCTGCTCGCGCTGCTCGGCTTCATGGCGATCGCCGCCGGCGTGAAGGTCACCAACGGGCAGCTCGCCATCCCGCAGCTCTTCGAGGACATGTTCCCCTCGTGGTTCGCGGGCGTGGCCTTCGCCGCCATCGGCATCGGCGCCCTGGTCCCGGCCGCGATCATGTCGATCGCGGCGGCCAACCTGTTCACGAGGAACATCTACAAGGACTTCCTCAAGCCGAACGCGACGCCCGAGCAGGAGACCAAGGTCTCCAAGCTGGTCTCGCTGCTGGTGAAGGTCGGCGCGCTGGTCTTCGTCCTCACCATGGACAAGACCGTCGCCATCAACTTCCAGCTGCTCGGCGGCATCTGGATCCTGCAGACCTTCCCCGCCCTCGTCGGCGGCCTGTTCACCCGCTGGTTCCACCGCTGGGCGCTGCTCGCCGGCTGGGCCGTCGGCATGGTCTACGGCACCGCCGCCGCGTACGGCGTGGCCAGCCCCACCCAGAAGCACTTCGGCGGCTCCTCGGCCGAGATCCCCGGCATCGGCGAGATCGGCTACATCGGCCTCACCGCCTTCGTGCTCAACCTGGTCGTCACCGTGGTCCTCACCTTCGTCCTGAAGGCGCTCAAGGCGCCCGACGGCGTCGACGAGACCTCGCCCGAGGACTACACGGCGGACGCCGGCGACGCGGGTGTCGCCACCGAGCTGCCGAAGGTCGGGACCGCCGGGCACTGA
- a CDS encoding DUF3311 domain-containing protein gives MSEATQGKQPVITPSRVVIALCLLAPFVAMLWVSSYAKVDPTFIGIPFFYWYQMLWVVVSTGLTMLAYQLWKRDQRARKGGDAR, from the coding sequence ATGTCAGAAGCGACACAAGGGAAACAACCGGTCATCACGCCATCGAGGGTGGTGATCGCGCTCTGCCTGCTCGCGCCGTTCGTGGCGATGCTCTGGGTGAGCTCGTACGCGAAGGTGGACCCCACCTTCATCGGCATCCCGTTCTTCTACTGGTACCAGATGCTCTGGGTGGTCGTCTCCACCGGACTGACGATGCTCGCGTACCAGCTCTGGAAGCGCGACCAGCGCGCCCGCAAGGGAGGTGACGCGCGATGA
- a CDS encoding GntR family transcriptional regulator, which yields MATDAGSTETEGGAATRTARVPKYYRLKRHLLDMTDTLPPGTPVPPERTLAAEFDTSRTTVRQALQELVVEGRLERIQGKGTFVAKPKVSQALQLTSYTEDMRAQGLEPTSQLLDIGYVTADDTLAGLLDITAGGRVLRIERLRLASGEPMAIETTHLSAKRFPALRRSLVKYTSLYTALAEVYDVHLAEAEETIETSLATPREAGLLGTDVGLPMLMLSRHSLDAQGEPVEWVRSVYRGDRYKFVARLQRPNG from the coding sequence ATGGCCACGGACGCGGGCAGCACGGAGACAGAGGGCGGCGCCGCCACCCGCACCGCGCGCGTGCCCAAGTACTACCGACTGAAGCGGCACTTGCTCGACATGACGGACACCCTGCCGCCCGGCACCCCGGTCCCGCCCGAGCGCACCCTCGCCGCCGAGTTCGACACCTCGCGCACCACCGTGCGCCAGGCACTGCAGGAACTGGTGGTCGAGGGCCGCCTGGAGCGGATCCAGGGCAAGGGCACCTTCGTGGCCAAGCCCAAGGTCTCCCAGGCGCTCCAGCTCACCTCGTACACCGAGGACATGCGCGCGCAGGGCCTGGAGCCCACCTCGCAGCTCCTCGACATCGGGTACGTCACGGCCGACGACACCCTCGCCGGGCTGCTCGACATCACCGCCGGCGGCCGGGTGCTGCGGATCGAGCGCCTGCGCCTGGCGAGCGGCGAGCCGATGGCCATCGAGACCACCCACCTGTCCGCGAAGCGCTTCCCGGCGCTGCGGCGTTCGCTGGTGAAGTACACCTCGCTCTACACGGCCCTCGCCGAGGTGTACGACGTGCACCTGGCCGAGGCCGAGGAGACCATCGAGACCTCGCTGGCCACCCCGCGCGAGGCCGGCCTGCTCGGTACGGACGTGGGCCTGCCGATGCTGATGCTCTCCCGGCACTCCCTCGACGCGCAGGGCGAACCGGTCGAATGGGTGCGTTCGGTCTACCGCGGCGACCGCTACAAGTTCGTCGCCCGACTGCAGCGTCCCAACGGCTGA
- a CDS encoding extracellular solute-binding protein: MKRKLIAAIGVAGMMVSIAACGGSDDKGGAKAGGDAKELTVWLTVDAQNNWPELVKAADDAVTKKHPGIKIKHEYYGWPDKNTKLDAVLATDKAPDVVEMGNSEMISYMAKGAFAEVDPSKFENSDKWLDALKDSVTYNGKTYGVPYYAGGRVGTWRKDIAAEAGVKAAPKTWAELTAALDAIQKKKGDKFSAWYQPSPDWYAAMSFVYEAGGSIAKQDGETWKSNLSSAESVKGLTEYKNIVDKYMHGDKTKDESDRPVVFGQGKSATIFAAGWEGATAADPKSDKVGGLKDKLENFVMPGPSGKNLPVFLGGSDLAIPVKSKAQGVAGEWIAAFTGAEGQKGLIAKGNLPNNKADLAPLKNDPATAVPATAAESSWFVPTAPGWGQVEKAQTLKTMLIEIANGKKSVEQAAKDADAAIDKVINTK; the protein is encoded by the coding sequence GTGAAGCGCAAGCTCATCGCGGCGATCGGCGTCGCGGGCATGATGGTCAGCATTGCCGCGTGTGGTGGCTCGGACGACAAGGGCGGGGCGAAGGCCGGCGGCGACGCCAAGGAGCTCACCGTCTGGCTGACGGTCGACGCCCAGAACAACTGGCCCGAGCTGGTCAAGGCCGCCGACGACGCGGTGACCAAGAAGCACCCGGGCATCAAGATCAAGCACGAGTACTACGGCTGGCCGGACAAGAACACCAAGCTGGACGCGGTGCTCGCCACGGACAAGGCCCCGGACGTTGTCGAGATGGGCAACTCCGAGATGATCAGCTACATGGCCAAGGGCGCCTTCGCCGAGGTCGACCCGTCGAAGTTCGAGAACTCCGACAAGTGGCTGGACGCCCTCAAGGACTCGGTCACCTACAACGGCAAGACCTACGGTGTCCCCTACTACGCCGGTGGCCGCGTGGGCACCTGGCGCAAGGACATCGCCGCCGAGGCGGGCGTCAAGGCCGCCCCGAAGACCTGGGCCGAGCTGACCGCGGCGCTCGACGCCATCCAGAAGAAGAAGGGCGACAAGTTCAGCGCCTGGTACCAGCCGTCGCCGGACTGGTACGCCGCGATGTCCTTCGTCTACGAGGCCGGCGGCTCCATCGCCAAGCAGGACGGCGAGACCTGGAAGTCGAACCTCTCCTCGGCCGAGTCCGTCAAGGGCCTCACCGAGTACAAGAACATCGTCGACAAGTACATGCACGGCGACAAGACGAAGGACGAGTCCGACCGTCCCGTCGTCTTCGGCCAGGGCAAGTCCGCGACGATCTTCGCCGCCGGCTGGGAGGGCGCCACCGCCGCCGACCCGAAGTCCGACAAGGTCGGCGGGCTGAAGGACAAGCTGGAGAACTTCGTCATGCCGGGCCCGTCCGGCAAGAACCTCCCGGTCTTCCTCGGCGGCTCGGACCTGGCCATCCCGGTCAAGTCCAAGGCCCAGGGCGTGGCCGGCGAGTGGATCGCCGCCTTCACCGGCGCCGAGGGCCAGAAGGGCCTCATCGCCAAGGGCAACCTGCCCAACAACAAGGCGGACCTCGCCCCGCTGAAGAACGACCCGGCCACCGCCGTCCCGGCGACCGCCGCCGAGTCCAGCTGGTTCGTGCCGACCGCTCCCGGCTGGGGCCAGGTCGAGAAGGCGCAGACCCTCAAGACGATGCTCATCGAGATCGCCAACGGCAAGAAGTCGGTCGAGCAGGCGGCCAAGGACGCCGACGCCGCGATCGACAAGGTCATCAACACCAAGTGA
- a CDS encoding carbohydrate ABC transporter permease, which produces MSAADTTTAKVPPVRQSPSSGSQAGTPAPRGKSKSGAGIPWLLLAPCLLVLLLVLGYPLIRLVTLSFQKFGQPQLWGFQEAESAGLSNFTNILGDPEFWTVVLRTVLFAAGAVVVTMVLGMAIALLLQRVSSWVKVLINIVLVASWGMPIIVATAIFKWLFDADYGVLNWLLSRIPGVDMIGHNWFASGPQGLAVIMLLVVWGAVPFVVITLSAGLTQVPKELEEAARLDGAGAWKVFRYVTLPIMKPILVMLTTLSVIWDMGVFPQVYVMRNGHPEAEFQLLTTYSFDKAFVVNDYGTGSAIALVTVLLLLGVVAVYMRQMLKIGDVE; this is translated from the coding sequence ATGAGTGCCGCAGACACAACCACCGCGAAGGTGCCGCCGGTGCGGCAATCGCCATCATCCGGCTCCCAAGCCGGTACGCCCGCCCCGCGCGGGAAGTCCAAGAGCGGGGCCGGGATCCCATGGCTGCTCCTCGCGCCATGTCTGCTCGTGCTCCTCCTGGTGCTCGGCTATCCGCTGATCCGCCTGGTCACCCTCTCGTTCCAGAAGTTCGGGCAGCCGCAGCTGTGGGGCTTCCAGGAGGCCGAGTCGGCGGGCCTGTCGAACTTCACCAACATCCTCGGCGACCCCGAGTTCTGGACCGTCGTCCTGCGCACCGTGCTCTTCGCGGCCGGCGCCGTGGTCGTCACGATGGTCCTCGGCATGGCCATCGCCCTGCTCCTGCAGCGCGTCTCCAGCTGGGTCAAGGTGCTCATCAACATCGTCCTCGTGGCGAGCTGGGGCATGCCGATCATCGTCGCCACCGCCATCTTCAAGTGGCTCTTCGACGCCGACTACGGCGTCCTCAACTGGCTGCTCAGCCGCATCCCCGGCGTGGACATGATCGGCCACAACTGGTTCGCCAGCGGCCCGCAGGGCCTCGCCGTGATCATGCTCCTGGTGGTCTGGGGCGCCGTGCCCTTCGTCGTCATCACCCTGAGCGCCGGCCTCACGCAGGTGCCCAAGGAGCTCGAAGAGGCCGCCCGCCTGGACGGCGCCGGCGCCTGGAAGGTCTTCCGCTACGTCACCCTGCCGATCATGAAGCCGATCCTCGTCATGCTGACGACGCTGTCGGTGATCTGGGACATGGGTGTCTTCCCGCAGGTCTACGTGATGCGCAACGGCCACCCCGAGGCCGAGTTCCAGCTGCTCACCACGTACTCGTTCGACAAGGCGTTCGTCGTCAACGACTACGGCACCGGCTCCGCGATCGCGCTCGTCACGGTCCTGCTGCTGCTGGGCGTCGTGGCGGTCTACATGCGCCAGATGCTCAAGATCGGAGATGTGGAGTGA
- a CDS encoding carbohydrate ABC transporter permease: MSTAKVSAAPRRRRKSKLGWNLLGLLVFVTAGFPVYWMLNTAFKPAKDAIDPDPHFFPSTFTLENFKRALDIADFWGPVTRSLLVSSVVVVIGIAVGLLAALAISRFAFRGRKIVIVGILAVQMVPLVAMIIPVFLMLNDLGQYDKLTGLIITYLTFILPFTVWTLRGFIVNIPKELEEAAQVDGCTPTGAFLRVVFPLLAPGMVATSVYGFIQAWNEYLYALMLMSQQNQTATVWLSNFITKNGTEYAPMMAGSTMMAVPIVILFLLVQRKMAAGLTAGAVKG; encoded by the coding sequence GTGAGCACCGCCAAGGTCTCCGCGGCCCCGCGCCGCCGGCGCAAGTCGAAGCTGGGCTGGAACCTTCTCGGTCTCCTCGTCTTCGTCACGGCCGGCTTCCCGGTCTACTGGATGCTCAACACGGCCTTCAAGCCGGCCAAGGACGCGATCGACCCCGATCCGCACTTCTTCCCGTCCACCTTCACCCTTGAGAACTTCAAGCGTGCCCTGGACATCGCGGACTTCTGGGGACCGGTCACCCGCAGCCTGCTCGTCTCGTCCGTCGTGGTGGTCATCGGCATCGCGGTCGGCCTGCTCGCCGCCCTCGCCATCTCCCGCTTCGCCTTCCGCGGCCGCAAGATCGTCATCGTCGGCATCCTCGCGGTCCAGATGGTCCCGCTCGTCGCGATGATCATCCCGGTCTTCCTGATGCTCAACGACCTCGGGCAGTACGACAAGCTCACCGGCCTGATCATCACCTACCTGACCTTCATCCTGCCCTTCACGGTGTGGACGCTGCGCGGGTTCATCGTCAACATCCCCAAGGAGCTGGAGGAGGCCGCGCAGGTCGACGGCTGCACGCCCACCGGCGCGTTCCTCCGGGTCGTCTTCCCGCTGCTCGCCCCCGGCATGGTCGCCACCTCGGTCTACGGCTTCATCCAGGCCTGGAACGAGTACCTCTACGCCCTGATGCTGATGAGCCAGCAGAACCAGACGGCCACCGTCTGGCTCTCCAACTTCATCACCAAGAACGGCACCGAGTACGCCCCGATGATGGCCGGCTCGACCATGATGGCCGTCCCCATCGTGATCCTCTTCCTCCTCGTCCAGCGCAAGATGGCCGCTGGCCTGACGGCCGGCGCAGTGAAGGGATGA
- a CDS encoding glycoside hydrolase family 3 protein, with amino-acid sequence MTILESASDTLTRDALTVLQPGFVGTTAPDWLLRRIGEGLSSVGLFGRNIDTPEQLAALTARLRAERDDVLVAIDEEGGDVTRLEVKQGSSFPGNYALGSVDDVELTRAVARELGRRLAECGVDLNWAPSADVNSNADNPVIGVRSFGADPELVARHTVAYVDGLQAVGVAACTKHFPGHGDTNVDSHHALPRIDVDLDTLHARELVPFRAAIAAGTKAVMSAHILLSALDPNRPATLSPQILTGLLRRELGFDGLIVTDGMEMQAISSTYGIERGSVLAIAAGADAICVGGGLADEDTVLRLRDALVNAVRTGELPEERLADAAARVRALAAWTQAHRARGAVSGPGAAVQEGTAPGTDVGLVAARRALRVTPGERPYQPISSAPYVASFTPVANFAVGDETPWGIAAELERLLPGTATGSYGTDASLDELLAAAGDRRVVAVVRDAHRHPWMTKALDALLAARPDTVVVEMGLNESEPRGALHIATHGAARVCGRAAAEAVVGR; translated from the coding sequence ATGACCATTCTCGAAAGCGCCTCGGACACCCTGACCCGGGACGCCCTCACCGTCCTCCAGCCGGGCTTCGTCGGTACCACCGCCCCCGACTGGCTGCTCCGCCGCATCGGCGAGGGGCTCTCCTCGGTCGGCCTCTTCGGCCGCAACATCGACACCCCGGAGCAGCTCGCCGCGCTCACCGCGCGGCTGCGCGCCGAGCGCGACGACGTCCTGGTCGCCATCGACGAGGAAGGCGGCGACGTCACCCGCCTGGAGGTCAAGCAGGGCTCCTCGTTCCCCGGCAACTACGCGCTGGGCAGCGTCGACGACGTCGAGCTCACCCGGGCCGTGGCCCGCGAGCTCGGCCGCCGGCTCGCCGAGTGCGGGGTCGACCTCAACTGGGCGCCGTCCGCCGACGTGAACTCCAACGCCGACAACCCGGTCATCGGGGTGCGCTCCTTCGGCGCCGACCCCGAGCTGGTCGCCCGGCACACCGTGGCCTACGTCGACGGCCTCCAGGCCGTGGGCGTCGCCGCCTGCACCAAGCACTTCCCGGGACACGGCGACACCAACGTCGACTCGCACCACGCGCTGCCCCGCATCGATGTGGACCTCGACACACTGCACGCCCGTGAGCTGGTACCTTTCCGCGCCGCCATCGCCGCGGGTACCAAAGCCGTCATGAGCGCGCATATCCTGCTCTCCGCGCTCGACCCGAACCGTCCGGCCACCCTGAGCCCGCAGATCCTCACCGGTCTGCTCCGCCGGGAGCTGGGCTTCGACGGGCTGATCGTCACCGACGGCATGGAGATGCAGGCCATCTCGTCGACGTACGGCATCGAGCGCGGATCCGTCCTCGCGATCGCCGCGGGCGCCGACGCCATCTGCGTCGGCGGCGGGCTGGCCGACGAGGACACCGTACTGCGCCTGCGCGACGCGCTGGTGAACGCGGTACGGACCGGTGAACTGCCCGAGGAGCGTCTGGCCGACGCCGCGGCGCGCGTGCGCGCCCTGGCGGCCTGGACTCAGGCGCACCGGGCCAGGGGGGCTGTTTCGGGGCCGGGCGCGGCAGTGCAGGAGGGGACCGCGCCCGGCACCGACGTGGGCCTCGTCGCGGCCCGCCGGGCCCTGCGGGTGACCCCGGGGGAGCGGCCGTACCAGCCGATCAGCAGCGCGCCCTACGTGGCCTCCTTCACCCCCGTCGCCAACTTCGCGGTCGGCGACGAGACCCCCTGGGGCATCGCCGCCGAGCTGGAGCGGCTCCTCCCGGGCACCGCGACCGGCTCCTACGGCACCGACGCCTCCCTGGACGAGCTCCTGGCCGCCGCCGGGGACCGGCGCGTGGTCGCGGTCGTACGCGACGCCCACCGGCACCCGTGGATGACGAAGGCCCTGGACGCCCTGCTCGCGGCCCGCCCGGACACCGTGGTGGTCGAGATGGGCCTGAACGAGTCGGAGCCCCGAGGGGCCCTGCACATCGCCACGCACGGCGCCGCCCGTGTCTGCGGCCGCGCCGCGGCGGAGGCCGTCGTCGGCCGCTAG
- the nagB gene encoding glucosamine-6-phosphate deaminase — translation MEVVIVKDAKAGGELIADGIADLLRRKPDALLGVATGSTPLPIYDALTAQVAAGSVDASRARIAQLDEYVGLPAGHPESYRSTVLRQVVEPLGLSQDAFMGPDGSAEDVLAACEAYDRALSEAGGVDLQILGIGTDGHIGFNEPCSSLASRTRIKTLTEQTRVDNARFFDNDIDQVPHHVITQGIGTILEARHLVLLATGEGKAEAVAQTVEGPVAALVPASALQLHPHATVVVDEAAASKLKLADYFRHTFANKPSWQGI, via the coding sequence GTGGAAGTTGTCATCGTCAAGGACGCCAAGGCGGGCGGCGAGCTCATCGCGGACGGCATCGCCGACCTCCTGCGCCGCAAGCCCGACGCGCTGCTCGGCGTGGCCACCGGATCGACCCCGCTGCCCATCTACGACGCCCTGACCGCCCAGGTCGCGGCCGGGTCCGTGGACGCCTCCCGGGCCCGCATCGCCCAGCTGGACGAGTACGTGGGGCTGCCCGCCGGACACCCCGAGTCCTACCGGTCCACGGTGCTGCGCCAGGTCGTCGAGCCGCTCGGGCTCTCCCAGGACGCCTTCATGGGCCCCGACGGCTCCGCCGAGGACGTCCTGGCGGCCTGCGAGGCCTACGACCGGGCGCTGAGCGAGGCCGGCGGCGTCGACCTCCAGATCCTCGGGATCGGCACCGACGGGCACATCGGTTTCAACGAGCCCTGCTCCTCGCTCGCCTCCCGCACCCGGATCAAGACGCTCACCGAGCAGACCCGGGTGGACAACGCGCGCTTCTTCGACAACGACATCGACCAGGTGCCGCACCACGTCATCACCCAGGGCATCGGCACCATCCTGGAGGCCCGCCACCTGGTGCTGCTCGCCACCGGCGAGGGCAAGGCCGAGGCCGTGGCGCAGACCGTCGAGGGCCCGGTCGCGGCGCTCGTGCCGGCCTCCGCGCTCCAGCTGCACCCGCACGCGACCGTGGTCGTGGACGAGGCCGCCGCCTCCAAGCTGAAGCTGGCCGACTACTTCCGCCACACCTTCGCGAACAAGCCGTCCTGGCAGGGCATCTAG
- a CDS encoding SDR family oxidoreductase has protein sequence MGVLKGKTALVTGGSRGIGRAVAERLARDGARVGVHYGSNEGAAKETVATILAAGGDAFAIGQELGVPGDAEALWAAFDAHADGLDILVNNAGIGASAPFSSIGEEEYERIFAVNTKAPFFLSRLGVERLRDGGRIVNVSTGLSHAAVMPELIAYAMSKSALDTFTRYLSKVLGPRGITVNAVAPGIVDTDINAGWLRGNEEAWAGAAAMSALGKVGEPADIADVVAFLASHDGRWVTGQWIDATGGSLA, from the coding sequence ATGGGCGTGCTCAAGGGGAAGACGGCACTGGTCACGGGCGGCAGCCGGGGCATCGGGCGGGCTGTCGCGGAGCGCCTGGCCCGGGACGGGGCGAGGGTCGGCGTGCACTACGGCAGCAACGAGGGGGCAGCGAAGGAGACGGTCGCCACGATCCTGGCCGCGGGCGGCGACGCCTTCGCGATCGGGCAGGAGCTGGGCGTGCCGGGGGACGCGGAGGCGTTGTGGGCGGCCTTCGACGCCCACGCGGACGGCCTGGACATCCTGGTGAACAACGCGGGGATCGGCGCCTCGGCCCCCTTCTCCTCGATCGGCGAGGAGGAGTACGAGCGGATCTTCGCGGTCAACACGAAGGCGCCGTTCTTCCTGTCCCGGCTGGGCGTGGAGCGGCTGCGCGACGGCGGCCGGATCGTGAACGTGTCGACGGGGCTCTCGCACGCCGCGGTGATGCCGGAGCTCATCGCGTACGCGATGTCGAAGAGCGCGCTCGACACGTTCACCCGCTATCTGTCGAAGGTCCTCGGCCCGCGCGGGATCACGGTCAACGCGGTGGCGCCGGGCATCGTCGACACCGACATCAACGCGGGCTGGCTCCGGGGGAACGAGGAGGCCTGGGCGGGGGCGGCGGCGATGTCGGCCCTGGGGAAGGTCGGGGAGCCGGCCGACATAGCCGACGTGGTGGCCTTCCTGGCCTCCCACGACGGGCGCTGGGTGACGGGGCAGTGGATCGACGCGACGGGAGGCTCGCTGGCCTGA
- a CDS encoding TetR/AcrR family transcriptional regulator: protein MTSKQRGRPRSFDRPTALEQATMAFWEHGYETTSVSDLTRAMGISAPSLYAAFGDKKTLFEEVVEEYARSYGAFGGRAFAEEPTARGAIGRMLREAAGEYTDPAHPRGCLMISAAINCSTPEVEEALRARRNANISAFEARIRRDVESGELPADTDAPALARFSGAVLQGMSQQARDGAGRQELEALAETAMLAWPAPGA, encoded by the coding sequence ATGACCTCGAAACAGCGCGGCCGGCCCCGTTCCTTCGACCGCCCGACGGCGTTGGAGCAGGCCACCATGGCCTTCTGGGAACACGGCTACGAGACGACCTCCGTCTCCGACCTCACCCGGGCGATGGGCATCAGCGCGCCGAGCCTCTACGCGGCCTTCGGCGACAAGAAGACCCTCTTCGAGGAGGTCGTGGAGGAGTACGCGCGCTCGTACGGGGCCTTCGGCGGGCGCGCCTTCGCGGAGGAGCCGACCGCCCGCGGCGCGATCGGCCGCATGCTCAGGGAGGCGGCGGGGGAGTACACGGACCCGGCCCACCCGCGGGGCTGCCTGATGATCTCGGCCGCGATCAACTGCTCGACGCCCGAGGTCGAGGAGGCGCTGCGCGCGCGCCGCAACGCGAACATCTCGGCGTTCGAGGCCCGGATCCGCCGGGACGTCGAGAGCGGCGAGCTGCCCGCGGACACCGACGCCCCGGCCCTCGCCCGCTTCAGCGGCGCCGTCCTCCAGGGCATGTCCCAGCAGGCCCGCGACGGCGCCGGCCGTCAGGAGCTGGAGGCGCTGGCGGAGACGGCGATGCTGGCGTGGCCCGCGCCCGGAGCCTGA